TGAGCTTTAGAACTAGCTAAACCATAACGCAAAACAATTACTTCTTTCTCTCTTTCACTTAAAACATCACTCAACACAGACACAATTTCTTGGTGCATCATCGCTTCATTCATTTTGTCTTCGGGTAAAAGGAGATTAGTATCTTCCAATAATTCCATCAGTTCCGTATCTTCACCTTTGCCCACACGATGATTTAAAGATAAAGACTGTCTTTTCAACTGTAATAATTGATGTAACGCCTGACGCGTAATACCCATTTCTTCCGCTAACTCTTTTTCCGTCGGTTGACGTTGCAAATCTTGTTTAAGTATTCGCTGGGCTTTTTTTAGTTTATTGAGTTTTTCAACGATATGAATGGGAAGTCTTATGGTACGAGAATCATTAGCGATAGTTCTGGTAATCGCTTGTCTGATCCACCAATAGGCATAGGTAGAAAATTTATAGCCTTTGTTTGGATCAAATTTTTCGGCCGCACGATTTAAGCCAATTGCCCCTTCCTGAATTAAATCTAAAAATGGTACTCCTCGATTTAGATACCGTTTAGCAATTGAGACGACTAGACGCAAATTAGAGCGAATCATTTTTCTTTTTGCTGTTCTTCCTTTATAAAGGCGATTGTCCAACTGTCGCTCACTTTCTAGCCCCATTGCTTTGGCTAATTCCATTTTACTAGGAGTTCTTTCCAATTGACGATGTAATTCCTGTTGCTTTTCCTCACAGTCGCTCAGAAATTTGACGGCATAGGCAAGATTCACTTCTTCTTCGGCACTTAAAAGAGGATAACGAGCCATTTCTTTAAAAAATGAGCCGATCGAATCCTCAATTTTTGTTTTTTGTCTCCGAGATTTCGTTCCACTATCATCTTCTATGACCGAAAAATGAGCTATAACTTGGTGCAAATCCTCGTCAAGAGGTTCGTTTACTAACCCATTCTGATAATCTACAGTACTGCTGGTTCGATTCATTTGATAACTCCTCTTTTTCGCACTGATCAATTTGCTATCACCATGATGTTAACTAAATCACTTTTTTACGAGTTATTTTGTGATGGTTAATACCAAAAATATTTAGTCAATGATAATAACAGATCTATAGATTCTAATTTACCTAAAAAAAGTCCTTTTTGACTACAATTAGACGGGAGATTGTATATTTTCTTAAGGTTTTCTTAAAACTTAATATTTTGTAATAATAATTCTCTTCAAAAATAAACTAATCATTTAATTAATTTAAATAAGATATTCACGATAATATCTTGTTAAGAATTTACATTATCCATGTTCATATTCATTTTTCTTGGGTATTTATTAGATTTAATATATTATTAATATCTTCATTTTTCAGGGTAAGTATTATTCTGATTGATTATTTCAGTTGTTTTTACATTTGACCCCATATTTGCTGATAAATTGGGGTTTTTGTTCATAACATAAGTTTTTAATCTAAGAGGAATATCAACTATTTTTTCAATCAATATTTCACTCAATCAAACTAATGGGGAAAATCCCCCTACTAAGTTTTTTTGAGCATTAATCAGAGAATCGACTCTGTAATTGATAGGAGCTGATACCACTACAATTTATTGATAAGTTCCTTGAGTTTTGACTAATTCTACTTCTTTCTCGTCTCCTGGTTCAAAACGAATGGCAGTACCGGCTGGAATATTTAAACGCATACTGATGGTTTTGTCTCGATCGAATCTGAGAGCAGAATTAACTTTAGCAAAGGGAAAATGTGAACCAACTTGAATAGGGCGATCGCCTGTATTGGCAACAGTAATTTTCAAGGTTTCTCGTCCTTGGTTAAGTTCGATCGAACCTTCTGGGGTAAATATTTCACCTGGTATCATATATTTAGCTATAAAATAAAATACATCAATAATATTTTAATCCCAAAAAAGAAAACCCCCCACAAAAAGCAACAGTGAGGAGTTTTAATCGATTTATTTTGGTAACGAGTCTTAGCTTTCTGAATCTTTCTTTTCCTGCTTACCAAGCATACCGTACTTACGTAAGAAGCGATCGACTCTTCCTTCCGTATCAATAATTTTCTGAGTACCAGTGTAAAAGGGATGATTACCAGACCAAACCTCTACATTAATTTCAGGTTGGGTAGATCCCACACGCATCACTTCTTCACCGTTACAAATAACTTTGGCATCAGGATACCATTGGGGGTGTATTCCTTCTTTGGGCATTGTTTTATCTCCTAAAAATTATAAATTGATTGAGGAGTCAGGAGTCATAATTCACCGAGTCTGGAGTGTAATCTAAAAATCCATTACCGTGACTGATTCCCTATTCCTACTTGACTTAAATTAACTGAATCTAATCGATAAATCGGAAAAAATAGGCAAAAACTGCCAAAAATTAACGTTTAGAGAATTGAGGTGCTTTACGAGCTTTGCGTAAGCCATATTTCTTACGTTCTTTTGCACGAGGGTCACGGGTTAAGTAACCTTCAGCTTTTAAAGGT
This is a stretch of genomic DNA from Cyanobacterium aponinum PCC 10605. It encodes these proteins:
- a CDS encoding RNA polymerase sigma factor, RpoD/SigA family, with the protein product MNRTSSTVDYQNGLVNEPLDEDLHQVIAHFSVIEDDSGTKSRRQKTKIEDSIGSFFKEMARYPLLSAEEEVNLAYAVKFLSDCEEKQQELHRQLERTPSKMELAKAMGLESERQLDNRLYKGRTAKRKMIRSNLRLVVSIAKRYLNRGVPFLDLIQEGAIGLNRAAEKFDPNKGYKFSTYAYWWIRQAITRTIANDSRTIRLPIHIVEKLNKLKKAQRILKQDLQRQPTEKELAEEMGITRQALHQLLQLKRQSLSLNHRVGKGEDTELMELLEDTNLLLPEDKMNEAMMHQEIVSVLSDVLSEREKEVIVLRYGLASSKAHTLEEVGKIFDLSRERVRQIQTKAMRKLRRPQVARRLKGWLS
- a CDS encoding urease subunit beta; this translates as MIPGEIFTPEGSIELNQGRETLKITVANTGDRPIQVGSHFPFAKVNSALRFDRDKTISMRLNIPAGTAIRFEPGDEKEVELVKTQGTYQ
- the rpmE gene encoding 50S ribosomal protein L31, which codes for MPKEGIHPQWYPDAKVICNGEEVMRVGSTQPEINVEVWSGNHPFYTGTQKIIDTEGRVDRFLRKYGMLGKQEKKDSES